TAAGGCCGACTTTGTACGGCCCACCGAAGTAGCTGAAAATTTTTTCGTCCTTGACGTTTTGTTCGGGCGAGAAAAAATAATTAGCGCCGACATAAGCCTTTACCCATTTACCTGAAAATAATTCTATCCCGCCGCCGATGCTCGGAATCAAGCGTTCAGGATAGGATTGTTGCGATCTTTCGTGTCCAGTGCCCCAGATTAATTCCGACCTTACGAAGGCAAATCCAATCCTTAAATAAGGAGATATAGGCCTCGGGTAGAAGAAATTTTTGGTTAAGGAGAAGGGTCCGAAAAAACGAGTTCTTATTTCAGGAGCGGGAACTTTAATTGTCGCCGTAGAAAACGCTCCAACAAAGGTTCTGGTATTTTCAGAAGTAAAATCAGCATCTTTTTGTGAATCTGAGTGAACACCCAAATGAGCCTGAATTTTCCAGCCGTCACGAAAACATAATTCCCAAATCCCCCCATAACCTTCGCTGGACCCTTCGGTTTCTTGATTGGCATGTCTAAACGGCCTGGCTGAAGACGACCAGAATCCCATACTTATCGGTGAGCGGCGGCCGACGAATACCGCTTTATCACCGATGGCCGGCCGAAAAGTGTTACGGAACTCTTCGGCGGGATGATAGAAAAGAGCCGTTGATTGAAAATCGCCGATACCGCGAGTTTCGATTTTTCCCTTGTACAGGCCGCTGGTATCGTAGACGGCGTATACGTCCCGTTTGTCGACCTCATGGATTGAACCGCGGTCAATCAGAACATTTTTGTTTTGAATAGCCGTGATTTCTGCCACTTTTTTAGGGACGAAAGGCTTTCCTCTTAGACTTTTTCTCCAAGTGAATACCTTGGGTGATTCGACATCGAGGTGTCTGGCCGGTGTTTCACCGGGCGTGCCTGGGTCTGCGAATTGGGCATAGACTTTTTCGCCGACGTCGATTTTTAACTTTTTTGGGACGGAAGCCGTATAGTAATAAAGATTGCGTTTTTGGCTAAGCAAATCCCCGATGACAATGGGGATGCCGTCTTGTAAATAGATGGTTCCGCCCAGGACAAGTTTCCCATCCACCTCAAGGACCATATTGGTCGTATTTCCGTCGAATTCGATGCCGAGGACTTGACCAATTGGTACTGGCACTGGTGCCGAAAAACCTACAGATGGCGTTGAAAAGAATATTGCCATCGCCATCAGCAACCTTCTGAAAGTGTAATGTCTGTCCATGAAATATAGAATCTATTCATTTTTTTATAGATATTCAATTTCAACTGTAAAATTACTCATAAAAATTTTTTTCATGTTTAAGGTTGTTGAGGGTTATCTTGGATTACGGGAGCATTCTCGTAGCCCTTCCGGATGCCATGAACAAGATAGTAGAACTTTGCATTAGATTGACCGCCTTTTAGCTCTTTGACTAAAATGTTGGACGATGTCGCGGCGGGGACGTAAAGCCCGTTGGAGTCGTCCATGGGCGTGACTTGAACGGTAACCGGGGCTTCTGCACTGGTGACCAGAGTAAAATGTTCAGGAAGTTGTATGAGAGCCTCACCATTGGCAAGCTGGGCGGAACCCCGGACAAATGTTCCTACGTCGGAACCTTCCAAGCTGTAATAACGTATTTGTTTATTTGGGTAGTTAGGATGAGTTTGAACAAAACTCTTAGTGCCCGATGCATCAATACTGCCGGTTACCAAGTTGGAAGATTGAAGACCCCCCTGAAAGAATCCAGCACCTCGAACGCTTAATCCATCAAATATACCGTCCGGCAAAAGATGAGCCTCGCCGCGAATTACCACGGGACCATTGATATCTAAAAATCTGATAGGCGAAGCGGTTCCGATGCCGACATTGCCATCGGAAATAATTCGCATTCTTTCCACGTCGCCGACCAAAAATCTCAAATACCTCGGGTTAGAGCTCCGGCCTTCGATCTTGGTTCCGTCGAGCCCCCATTTGAGCGTTTGGACATCGGGAATCCTGATATCGCCAATAACATGAAGGGCGGACTGCGGGTTTGCGGTTCCGATGCCTATTGCGCCGTTGACGATTAATCCTCCGACGGTCAGACCTGATGACGTGGTATTGCCGCGATTGGTGACTGATTGAAGGGTGTCCGTTTCCGCCGTGATTCCGACGTTATCAACATTGTCTGAGAAGCCCGCGGGGATGCCGGTAATTGAAGTCCATGGGAGGCTGGTGGTCATCGGAAATGAGGTGCGACAGTCTCCTGAGAGGCAAATACCCGCATTAAAGGATTGTTGTGCGCTCCAGGTGTTGGCGCTGCCTAAATTCAGGGATATGGTTCTGTCCGCGCTTAAGTCCCCGCCGCCGGTCAGCCCGGTTCCTGCGGCAATGGAGCGCGATGACGGGGCTTTTGAGTTTAATTGAGTTTGAATATTGGAGGAAACACCGCTTAAATGTCCCAATTCGGTTGTGGTGACGGCGCCGGCGTTTAAATTTCCTGTGCTGCCTGAAGTTAAGACGCGATTGGCCGTTAAATTTGAAGCGGAAAGGCTCGCGGCTGAGAGCGCGCCCGCCACCGTTAAATTGCCTTCCGCCGTGGCGTTGGGCTCAAGTTTATTAGCTTTGTCCGATTTGAGGGCAAAGGGGACGGATTGGAGCTTGATTCTGGGAACAAGCGGAGTCTCGCTTGATATTTGAGTTTGAAGGTAGCGATTGGGGGCTGAAATGACGGAGGAGGGCAAAGGGCTGACGGCGCCTAAAGCCAATTGAAAATTTCCTCCTCTGGTGGTCACGGTGCGCTGCTCCTGCCAGAGCAGATTGCCCATGCCCACGGTTTCCGAGTCCCAGATGGAGAATGTGATCGGGTAGGAGCCATCGGGCTTATTGACGCCGACGTTATCCGTTAGGCGCGATTGAATATTGATGGCTTGGGGCACGTCCTGGGCGAAAACGTTGGAGACACCGCATGTGCCGACATAGATTACAATCAAGGCGAGACGATCATTTGAAAATTTCATTTCTTAACCCCCATCGCGAAGCTTCGCCGAATAAACCCTTCGACTTGTTAAATTTTTAGCCCCAGACTTGATACGAATCCAGTCAAAAAAAAGTCAAAACGCGGGGGGTCGGGTTGGCGGCCTGGGTCTCAGAAAAAGTTCAGCGTTTAGGCGAAGCGAGGTCTTCGGAAAGTTTTGTATCGAAACGATAACCGTCGTAGGCTACGGTTTTGATCAACTCTTTAAAATCGCCCAATTTCCGATGAAGAATAGCGATGCGCGCATTGAGATTATGATCAAAGCGGGGGTAAGCGTCGTGGTTTTGCCTGATTCTCCAGCATTTTAAGATCAGTTCCTGGCGCGTGGCAATGTCTCCGCGTTTGACCATGATCGGACGCACGATGCTGAATTCGGTTCTCGTGAGTTGGATAGCGCTGATATCGGAAATTTCCAGGAGACGCGAGGGATGAAGCGTCACATAACCTATGGCCAACACCCCATCGCCGTTTTTTTCCAAGCGCGCTTGGTTAAGTTTGGCGGCGATCCGAACTTCGAGAAGTTTCAAATTGGACGATTTGACGATGAATTCGCTGTTGCCCGAGCTCAGAACGTATTTTGCGGCGCCAGCGTCCTCATTAGCCGTCAACATGAAAATAGGAACATGTTTGGTAGCCGGATAGAGCCGCAACATTTTGAAAATATCCAAGCCGCTTTTATGACCCAACTTCAAATCCAATAAAATCAGGGCATAGTGTCCGGTTTTGGCTAGTTCCAAGGCCTCGCGGCTTGTCCACGCCAGGTCGAGCTCGTAGCCGTGGCTCGTCAAAAACTCGCGAACTAATTCGGGCCAGTTTTCATCATCGTCGATGAGAAGAATTTTATCGCTCATGATGACCCCACCCCGTTTCGTAAAAATTAAAAAGCCGCTCTCCTCGTGGTATTGGTTTAAGCCTAACCTGGGCTCTGAATTTTTGCAAGGCCGAAGTCTTTTCTAAATGGAATGACGGTAGAATAGATTATTAAGGATTTTATTTTTTTGGTTGAAATCTTCAGTACGGTTAAGGTAAAGCTGGCGGAGCTTGCTGAAATTTCAAACAATACATTTATGAAGGCACGCAGACCTAGGCCGCCGATCGAGCCGATTCAATGGACGCGCTCCGGGATTTTTTTGTTGGATCAGCGGCTTCTGCCATCGAAGGAACGCTATGTGCGCATTCGCTCCTTAAAGGAAGCGGTTTGGGCGATTAAAGAAATGGTGGTGCGCGGCGCCCCGGCCATCGGTGTGACCGCGGCTTTGGCCCTAGCGCTTGAGGCTCGCAAACAGCGCGTTTCCGGCGGGAAATTTTTGAGCGTTTTTGCAGGTTGGAGCCGGACTTTGGGCAAGAGCCGGCCCACGGCCGTGAATTTAAGAAATGCTTTGGACTATATGCAAGCCGCGGCCCGGACGCTTGTCAACCAAAATGGGATGCCTGTGGCCAGGGGTTTGGAACATGCCGCATTGAAATACCTTGAGGATGATTTGGCCGCCAATTACGCATTGAATTGTCATGGGGTGGCTTTGGTAAAGAAATTAAGCCGCGGCCAGGGGCCGGTAAACATATTGACGATTTGCAATACCGGGTCGCTGGCGACTTCGGGTTTCGGTACGGCTCTGGGCGTGATTCAGGAGGCGTTCCGTCGGGGGCGGCGCGTGCATGTCTATGCCTGCGAAACAAGGCCGTGGCTTCAGGGCAGCCGTTTGACCACCTGGGAGTTGAAGAAATCCGGAATTTCCCATACCCTGATCGCGGACGGAGCCGCCGCTTTTTTAATGAAGCGGACCGGCGTTGATTTGGTGATCACCGGCGCGGACCGCATCACGCGTCAAGGCGACGTGGCCAATAAAATCGGCACTTATGCCCTGGCGGTTTTGGCGCGGCAGCACGGCGTTCCTTTTTATGTGGCGGCGCCCATGACCACGTTCGACCCATCGTTGAACAGCGGCGACGATATAACCATCGAGGAACGCAAACCCGAAGAATTGACTTTTTTGAGAGGGGTTCCTTTGGCTCCGGCTAAAACCAAAGCCTGGAATCCTGTTTTTGACGTCACCCCCGCCTCCTTAGTGCGGGCTTATGTGACGGAGAAAGGAATACTGAAGGCCGGGGACATCGCGGGCTTGATGGCCTGAGGGCTTTTAATTCGTCGGTAATTCGAAGCGATAGCGGGCCAGGAATTCAGACCGTTCAGTTTTGAGTTCCTGGGTCAATTGTTGATAGGCGGCGCTGCTGTAGTAGCGGCGCGGGTCGTAATCAGCGGACCAAGACGACAGATCGGGAACCTTAACGGCTGTTTCGTAGCCCCAGTCCGAATCTTTGGTCCAGGAAATGGCATTTCTTGAAACCATCTCGATGATTTTGGATGAGACCTGCTGCGTGATTTTTTTGGGCGGTAAATTTTGATCCCCGTTTTTGCCCAGGGAACCGGTATTTAAGAGGAAACATTCGATGCTGTTGGCTTGAATAATGTCCCCGATGCGTTTTCCTTCTTCATCCTCGCGTCCGATGATGAAGGGATTGAAGCCGACCTCATGCTTGGGCTGACCGGCTTTTGTCGGGTCGCCGGCGGATGTTTCGATGGATTCCCCCAGCATGAAATACGCCGCGGCTTGCCGTGGCGTCAGTTTGGCCACCGGCGGAACAATGGTGTCGCGGCGCGTGATAAAGAAAATCTTGTGGACTTTATTGAGATTGATTTCATCCGAGGAGCCCGGAATTTTGCGGCGGATGGCCAGGGCCCGGCCGTTGGTGCCCCGCGAAAAATTCAAAAATTCGGGCATTTTGGACTTTTCATTAACGCTGACATTTTCAAAAACCGTGCCGGGATCAAGCAGCGCCAGATCAATGCCGGGCTGGGTGTCTTTGGAAACGCCTTCAGTTTTAACGTAAAAATTGTCTTCCGTTCCAAGGGCTTCGCCGGTTGTGGTCATCCAGACGATGTCGTCTTGAAGCAGTTCAATGCCTTCCGGGGTCTTCAGACCATGGCTTTCGAGCGTCAGCGTGGTTTTGCCCGTGCCGGAGAGTCCAAATAACAGAACGCCGATATTCTCAAGGGCGCCGGAGGCGTTCTTGAGCTTTAAAATTTTGCTGCCGGCATGAAGCCCCAAGCCGCCGGCTTTTTTCATTTGATACATGGCTTGGCGTAGGAAGGACATTTTGACTTCGCCGACATAATCCGTGCCGAAAATATAGGTTTTACCCTCATCCGCGCGCACGAAAATTCCTTTGGGCCCGATTTTATTCGTGCCGTTGGCGCTCGGGAAGGCCTCGGGCCAGTTAGGGATGTCGATGGTCAGGAAATCGGGTTTTGTCTGCGGGTCCCTTTGGCTGGGAGAAGCCTCAAATAGAGTTTCGGACCATAAGAGAGCGATGCGCGCATATTCCTTGGGGATTAAAAGGCGGCAATGCCACGTTTTACGATTGTTGTTGCCGATGACCCGGTCGATTTGAATTAATTCGAGCTGAGGCAGAATTTTTTCGAGCATGTCCTCGGCGTAGCGGACGGCGTCCGGATTCGCGGGCGTTTGCCCGAGGCCGAGCGGACGGTCGGCAAGCATTTGCGTGCTGGAGGCCGAGCGGGAAGCGGATTTCAAGGTGAAATAAGCCGGAGCGCCGTAAGCCGTGGTTGTTTCTTCGCGTTGGGAGAGCCGCCGCAATTCGTTGCGGCCCGGGTTGTTTAAAATTTTGAGCGGTGTCTTCAAAGCTAAAGCCATCATGAACAATTTTACCTAAAAACTGGTTAAGTATCGAACATCGATGATGCGTTCCGGACGGCGCAAATCGCTTGAATTTTGATGGGTTTGCCGGCCCAGGATATCCCGGACATGAAAGCCCATTTGCACGAAAGGCGACAAGAACAGATTGGCCCCGCCGTTTAGACGGTTCCAGCGGGTGTGATGAATATTGTCGTATTCGGCCAAGAACGCGATCATGCCGCCCGGCGGCACCCAGGTTAAATTGGTGAACGCGCGGATGGAATCTTGCTCAAAATCCGAGACATTGGCGCCGGCCGTCCATTCAAGTCCGCGCCAAAGCACTTCCTGGGTCAGGGCCAGGTAGAGCCCGCGTTCGGGCTCGCCGTATTCCTTGGTGATTTTGTCGTAGCGATAACCTTGGCTGTCGTAGCCGATGGCCGCGGCCGGGAGGTACCGGTCGCCGTCGTAAAAACGGAATTTCATTTGAAGCTCCGGCCGTTGAAGGTCGATATTCCCATGGCCGATATAATTGTCGAGCTGCAGCGAGGCGCCCAGCATCAGGCGCTGAAACACGCCGAAGGAAACGCTGGGCAACAACCCTCCTTTATTGAAAAAGCGTGAGGAGAAGGCGAATCCGCCGTAATCCAAGACCTCGGCGTTGGGGCTGTCGATGGCGCTGTAGAGAGCCAACGGGCGCGAGGCCCGGATGCGTTTGGCCGGAGGCTCTTGGGCCAAAAGGGGCGCGGTCAAAAAAACCAGGATCGCGGCTGATGCTTTGATGCTCATGAAAATCTTTTGCGTTCCCGTTCCGGCGGGGCCTGGGCGACCATGAGCAGGGTGTTTTCGTCCAGGGACGCTTGCTCGAGTTTTTCCCATAAAACTTTTTCCATTTTAATTTTTCGGGGGAACTCGACGCGGAGATCCGGAGCTTGCCCGTTGAAGGTTTTATCGCCGGTTAAAAATACAACGGTCGATCCCTCTGGGGCTTCTTCAAGATGCCCGCGGATTTTTTGCCAGGAAGGCTCTTCCAGGGCGCCGAGCGCGATTTGCAGCTGCGCGACGCGCGTGT
The DNA window shown above is from Elusimicrobiota bacterium and carries:
- a CDS encoding response regulator transcription factor, coding for MSDKILLIDDDENWPELVREFLTSHGYELDLAWTSREALELAKTGHYALILLDLKLGHKSGLDIFKMLRLYPATKHVPIFMLTANEDAGAAKYVLSSGNSEFIVKSSNLKLLEVRIAAKLNQARLEKNGDGVLAIGYVTLHPSRLLEISDISAIQLTRTEFSIVRPIMVKRGDIATRQELILKCWRIRQNHDAYPRFDHNLNARIAILHRKLGDFKELIKTVAYDGYRFDTKLSEDLASPKR
- the mtnA gene encoding S-methyl-5-thioribose-1-phosphate isomerase, with translation MKARRPRPPIEPIQWTRSGIFLLDQRLLPSKERYVRIRSLKEAVWAIKEMVVRGAPAIGVTAALALALEARKQRVSGGKFLSVFAGWSRTLGKSRPTAVNLRNALDYMQAAARTLVNQNGMPVARGLEHAALKYLEDDLAANYALNCHGVALVKKLSRGQGPVNILTICNTGSLATSGFGTALGVIQEAFRRGRRVHVYACETRPWLQGSRLTTWELKKSGISHTLIADGAAAFLMKRTGVDLVITGADRITRQGDVANKIGTYALAVLARQHGVPFYVAAPMTTFDPSLNSGDDITIEERKPEELTFLRGVPLAPAKTKAWNPVFDVTPASLVRAYVTEKGILKAGDIAGLMA
- a CDS encoding phosphoenolpyruvate carboxykinase, whose amino-acid sequence is MMALALKTPLKILNNPGRNELRRLSQREETTTAYGAPAYFTLKSASRSASSTQMLADRPLGLGQTPANPDAVRYAEDMLEKILPQLELIQIDRVIGNNNRKTWHCRLLIPKEYARIALLWSETLFEASPSQRDPQTKPDFLTIDIPNWPEAFPSANGTNKIGPKGIFVRADEGKTYIFGTDYVGEVKMSFLRQAMYQMKKAGGLGLHAGSKILKLKNASGALENIGVLLFGLSGTGKTTLTLESHGLKTPEGIELLQDDIVWMTTTGEALGTEDNFYVKTEGVSKDTQPGIDLALLDPGTVFENVSVNEKSKMPEFLNFSRGTNGRALAIRRKIPGSSDEINLNKVHKIFFITRRDTIVPPVAKLTPRQAAAYFMLGESIETSAGDPTKAGQPKHEVGFNPFIIGREDEEGKRIGDIIQANSIECFLLNTGSLGKNGDQNLPPKKITQQVSSKIIEMVSRNAISWTKDSDWGYETAVKVPDLSSWSADYDPRRYYSSAAYQQLTQELKTERSEFLARYRFELPTN